From a single Brassica rapa cultivar Chiifu-401-42 chromosome A01, CAAS_Brap_v3.01, whole genome shotgun sequence genomic region:
- the LOC103840332 gene encoding F-box/kelch-repeat protein At3g16740-like isoform X1 — protein sequence MMISDLPMDMVEEVLCKLPMTSLRRARFTCRRWNNTLSKDWSFTRKYNGEAAKRKESQVVMVLEYKVYLMSVNLHNPSPSIEPIGKLDDAGVDIINVFHCQGLLLCVTKDRTRLVVWNPFSGQTRWVQSRDSYDIRDRYALGYEKKNNYSLKVLRFVDDYDRNLKRRVYKFEIFNLNSSSWKVVDFNPDWIIQFFYRGLSFKGNTYWFAENKVAPGKIGRVFLLCFNFTTESFGPRLRLPFRGHYGDTLTLSSVREEQLAVLFQECAPPYTLKVWISSKVCPNAVSWNKVFLSVDMRPLIGFQFHCFAGSFFVDEKNNAVVVIDKTRGLPFTIRNMAYVLGENGYFKSVDLGDFAPMKCWPLVCSYVPSLVKF from the coding sequence ATGATGATATCGGATCTCCCAATGGATATGGTGGAGGAGGTGCTCTGTAAGCTTCCGATGACATCTCTGAGAAGAGCTCGATTCACCTGCAGAAGATGGAACAACACTTTATCAAAAGATTGGAGCTTTACAAGAAAGTACAATGGTGAAGCAGCAAAGAGGAAGGAGTCTCAGGTGGTGATGGTACTCGAATACAAGGTTTACTTGATGAGCGTCAACCTCCACAATCCATCTCCATCTATCGAGCCTATAGGTAAACTCGACGACGCTGGAGTCGACATAATTAATGTCTTTCACTGCCAAGGTTTGTTGTTATGCGTCACCAAAGACAGAACGAGGCTTGTTGTTTGGAACCCTTTTAGTGGACAAACAAGGTGGGTCCAATCCAGAGATTCTTACGACATCCGTGACAGGTATGCTCTGGGATACGAGAAGAAGAACAACTACTCGCTCAAAGTCTTGAGATTTGTGGATGACTACGACCGCAACTTAAAGCGCCGAGTATATAAGTTTGAAATCTTTAATTTAAACTCTAGTTCTTGGAAGGTTGTTGATTTCAATCCAGACTGGATTATACAGTTTTTTTACCGCGGCTTGTCTTTCAAGGGCAATACTTACTGGTTTGCCGAAAACAAGGTTGCACCAGGCAAAATAGGaagagtatttttactctgttTCAACTTTACAACAGAGAGTTTTGGACCGCGTCTGCGTCTGCCTTTTCGCGGTCACTATGGAGATACATTGACTCTATCTAGCGTTAGAGAAGAGCAGCTTGCTGTCTTGTTTCAAGAATGTGCACCTCCATACACCTTGAAGGTTTGGATTAGTAGCAAGGTTTGTCCCAATGCAGTGTCGTGGAACAAGGTGTTCTTATCGGTTGATATGAGACCACTAATCGGTTTTCAGTTTCATTGTTTCGCTGGAAGTTTCTTTGTTGATGAGAAGAACAATGCCGTTGTGGTTATTGATAAGACTAGAGGTCTTCCTTTCACTATTCGTAATATGGCTTATGTTCTTGGTGAAAATGGATACTTCAAATCAGTCGATCTTGGTGATTTTGCACCCATGAAGTGCTGGCCACTTGTGTGCTCTTATGTTCCAAGCTTGGTGAAATTCTAG
- the LOC103840336 gene encoding probable sulfate transporter 3.4, whose translation MGHGTNRVEDMASPNNGTTAPATANARETIVEIHSVCLPPKKTAFQKLKKRFGDVFFPDDPLERFRNQTWRNRVILCLQSLFPIFTWGSQYDLKLLRSDVVSGLTIASLAIPQGISYAKLANLPPIVGLYSSFVPPLIYSVLGSSKHLAVGPVSIASLVMGSMLSESVSPTQDSILYLKLAFTSTFFAGLFQASLGLLRLGFVIDFLSKPTLIGFTAGAAVIVSLQQLKGLLGIVHFTGKMQFIPVMSSVFSHRSEWSWETILMGLGFLAILLTTRHISMRKPKLFWISAASPLASVVISTLLVFLIRNKTHAISFIGHLPKGLNPPSSNMLYFSGTHLALAIKTGIITGILSLTEGIAVGRTFASLKNYQVNGNKEMMAIGFMNMAGSCTSCYVTTGSFSRSAVNYNAGAKTAVSNIVMASAVLVTLLFLMPLFYYTPNLILAAIILTAVIGLIDYQAAYKLWKVDKFDFFTCMCSFFGVLLVSVPLGLAIAVGVSVLKILLHVTRPNTLEFGNIQGTQIYQSVKRYREASRIPGFLILAVESPIYFANSTYLQERILRWTREEEARIKENNGSTLKCIILDMTAVSSIDTNGIEALFELRRRLEKQSLQLVLVNPVGSVMEKLHKSKIIESLGLSGLYLTVGEAVADLSSTWKAHGQP comes from the exons ATGGGTCATGGTACGAACAGAGTAGAAGACATGGCATCTCCTAACAACGGAACCACCGCACCTGCAACGGCAAACGCAAGAGAAACGATCGTGGAGATACATAGCGTTTGTCTTCCGCCGAAGAAAACAGCGTTTCAGAAACTGAAGAAGCGTTTTGGTGATGTTTTCTTCCCTGATGATCCGTTAGAGAGGTTTAGGAACCAGACATGGAGAAACAGAGTGATTCTTTGTCTTCAAAGCTTGTTTCCTATATTCACATGGGGCTCTCAGTATGATCTCAAGCTTCTTAGGTCTGATGTTGTCTCCGGTCTCACCATTGCTAGTCTTGCCATTCCTCAG GGAATCAGCTATGCCAAGCTAGCAAACTTACCACCCATAGTTGGTCTTT ATTCAAGCTTTGTGCCACCACTTATATACTCAGTTCTCGGGAGTTCAAAGCATCTTGCAGTTGGTCCTGTCTCAATAGCATCACTTGTGATGGGCTCAATGCTAAGTGAAAGTGTTTCCCCAACACAAGACTCAATACTATATCTTAAGCTGGCTTTCACATCAACTTTCTTTGCTGGTCTCTTCCAAGCCTCCCTTGGCCTTCTTAG GCTGGGATTTGTGATTGACTTTTTGTCAAAGCCAACTTTGATAGGCTTCACTGCTGGTGCTGCAGTGATTGTGTCACTTCAACAGCTTAAGGGTCTTCTTGGAATTGTTCATTTCACTGGCAAAATGCAATTTATTCCTGTCATGTCCTCTGTTTTCAGCCATAGATCCGAA TGGTCATGGGAAACTATTCTGATGGGTCTTGGCTTCTTGGCCATTCTCTTAACCACAAGACACATT AGCATGAGGAAGCCAAAACTCTTCTGGATATCAGCTGCATCCCCTTTGGCATCAGTTGTTATCTCAACTCTTCTTGTATTCCTCATCAGAAACAAGACTCATGCCATCTCTTTT ATTGGACATCTACCAAAGGGTTTGAATCCACCTTCATCAAACATGTTGTACTTTAGCGGCACTCATCTTGCTCTTGCCATCAAGACTGGTATCATCACAGGGATTCTCTCTCTTACT GAAGGGATTGCTGTAGGGAGAACCTTTGCATCTCTAAAGAACTATCAAGTTAATGGGAACAAAGAGATGATGGCTATAGGTTTTATGAACATGGCTGGTTCTTGCACCTCGTGCTATGTTACAACAG GTTCTTTCTCTAGATCCGCTGTAAACTACAATGCTGGAGCGAAAACAGCGGTTTCCAACATTGTGATGGCCTCGGCAGTTCTTGTGACTCTTTTGTTTCTGATGCCACTCTTCTACTACACACCTAACTTGATCCTAGCTGCTATCATCTTAACCGCGGTGATAGGCCTCATTGACTATCAAGCAGCTTACAAGCTATGGAAAGTTGATAAATTCGATTTCTTCACTTGCATGTGTTCTTTCTTTGGTGTTCTCCTCGTCTCTGTACCTCTTGGCCTAGCAATAGCA GTTGGAGTTTCAGTTCTCAAGATCTTGTTGCATGTTACAAGGCCAAACACTTTAGAATTTGGAAACATCCAAGGGACTCAGATATATCAGAGTGTGAAAAGATACAGAGAAGCCTCAAGAATCCCTGGTTTCTTGATTCTTGCTGTTGAATCTCCAATATACTTTGCCAATAGCACTTATCTACAAGAAAG GATCTTGAGATGGACCAGGGAAGAGGAAGCTCGgataaaagaaaacaatggGAGTACTTTAAAATGCATCATCCTTGACATGACAG CTGTGTCTTCCATAGACACAAACGGGATTGAAGCGTTGTTTGAACTTAGGAGGAGGCTGGAGAAGCAATCACTTCAG CTTGTGCTGGTGAATCCCGTGGGGAGTGTTATGGAAAAGCTACACAAGTCCAAGATCATTGAGTCACTGGGGCTGAGTGGACTTTATCTAACAGTTGGTGAAGCTGTTGCTGATCTCTCATCAACTTGGAAAGCACATGGCCAGCCATGA
- the LOC103840322 gene encoding MD-2-related lipid-recognition protein ROSY1-like isoform X1, with protein sequence MAISHALQPLLPFHLLVSLFVLPTIFAASVSDFRICQNSKQPPIKVNAVEVSPYPFTSGTNANFTITGFTSQEIPNDAEVSVGLTSDGTLGTRSLVTTLKRYSSLCDITSCPVAPGSIVLTFSNIFIPQDLLHLIGNGYYVLVRRLEMNNSYEPMMCIMLK encoded by the exons ATGGCGATATCTCACGCCCTGCAGCCGTTGCTTCCTTTTCACCTCCTTGTGTCACTCTTTGTCTTACCAACTATTTTCGCCGCCTCTGTCAGCGACTTCCGAATCTGCCAGA ATTCTAAGCAGCCTCCCATTAAAGTCAACGCTGTGGAGGTCTCTCCATACCCATTTACGAGTGGCACTAACGCAAACTTTACCATAACCGGTTTTACAA GCCAAGAAATACCTAATGATGCAGAAGTAAGTGTAGGACTCACTTCTGATGGGACACTCGGCACGCGGTCACTTGTAACCACTTTAAAACGTTACTCCTCCCTCTGCGATATAACGTCATGTCCTGTTGCACCTGGCTCCATTGTGCTCACTTTCTCAAACATATTCATTCCACAAGACTTACTACACCTCATAGGA AATGGATACTATGTTCTTGTCCGGAGACTCGAAATGAATAATTCATATGAGCCCATGATGTGCATCATGCTCAAATGA
- the LOC103840322 gene encoding MD-2-related lipid-recognition protein ROSY1-like isoform X2: MAISHALQPLLPFHLLVSLFVLPTIFAASVSDFRICQNSKQPPIKVNAVEVSPYPFTSGTNANFTITGFTSQEIPNDAEVSVGLTSDGTLGTRSLVTTLKRYSSLCDITSCPVAPGSIVLTFSNIFIPQDLLHLIGKGYYVGKNMDRIKESSFTWTSLKC; the protein is encoded by the exons ATGGCGATATCTCACGCCCTGCAGCCGTTGCTTCCTTTTCACCTCCTTGTGTCACTCTTTGTCTTACCAACTATTTTCGCCGCCTCTGTCAGCGACTTCCGAATCTGCCAGA ATTCTAAGCAGCCTCCCATTAAAGTCAACGCTGTGGAGGTCTCTCCATACCCATTTACGAGTGGCACTAACGCAAACTTTACCATAACCGGTTTTACAA GCCAAGAAATACCTAATGATGCAGAAGTAAGTGTAGGACTCACTTCTGATGGGACACTCGGCACGCGGTCACTTGTAACCACTTTAAAACGTTACTCCTCCCTCTGCGATATAACGTCATGTCCTGTTGCACCTGGCTCCATTGTGCTCACTTTCTCAAACATATTCATTCCACAAGACTTACTACACCTCATAGGA AAAGGATACTATGTGGGCAAGAACATGGACAGAATTAAGGAGAGCAGTTTCACGTGGACAAGTCTAAAGTGTTGA
- the LOC103841362 gene encoding uncharacterized protein LOC103841362 isoform X2 codes for MDPAAERRDRKSQKDYINMLGYVADSEYGIPTRCPCGGRIIDEVRKKEEYDTLPGKRFFTCTNYEADGFHYRQAWVVGVQEEIQRLSKRVEEAEQVINGVPELNYQIDRLESQVKILTVHVDNLHVQVTDMEKLECLSKRLQEAEEMVKVVPDLNKKIASLEGQVEFLTGQVDNLTSDVETLEKLCFH; via the exons ATGGATCCCGCAGCTGAGAGAAGAGACAGAAAGAGCCAAAAGGACTACATCAACATGCTAGGATACGTTGCCGATTCGGAATATGGGATTCCGACAAGGTGTCCGTGTGGTGGGAGAATAATAGACGAGGTCCGGAAGAAGGAGGAGTACGACACTCTTCCTGGCAAGCGGTTCTTCACTTGCACAAACTACGAG GCTGATGGGTTCCATTATCGTCAGGCATGGGTGGTTGGGGTCCAGGAGGAGATCCAACGGCTGTCTAAGCGGGTGGAGGAAGCTGAGCAGGTGATCAACGGGGTGCCTGAGCTCAATTATCAGATTGACAGACTGGAG TCACAGGTTAAAATCCTGACGGTTCATGTTGATAACCTCCATGTTCAGGTCACTGACATGGAGAAGTTGGAATGTCTGAGTAAGCGGTTACAGGAGGCTGAGGAGATGGTAAAGGTGGTGCCGGATCTCAATAAAAAGATTGCTTCACTGGAG GGACAGGTTGAATTCCTCACTGGCCAGGTTGATAACCTCACATCCGATGTGGAAACCCTGGAGAAGCTGTGTTTCCATTGA
- the LOC103840299 gene encoding pyridoxal 5'-phosphate synthase-like subunit PDX1.2, with translation HSDSSPSRPKPSTVSEPSRQNHTLLLLPLYLSSLSTLLLHSPHTYNQTMADHDQGAVTLYSGAAITDAAKKNHSFSVKVGLAQVLRGGAVVEVSSVNQAKIAESAGACAVLISDPPRSGVQRMPDPALVKEVKRAVSVPAMARARVGHFVEAQILEHLAVDYIDESEIISVADEGNFINKHNFRSPFICGCRDTGEALRRIREGAAMIRIQGDVTRTGNVAETVRNVRRVMGDVRVLNNMDDDEVFAFAKKLSAPYDLVAQTKQMGRVPVVQFASGGVTTPADAALMMQLGCDGVFVGSEVFEGADPFKRVRSIVQAVQHYNDPHVLAEMSSGLESAMESLSVSGDRIQGSV, from the coding sequence CACTCGGACTCTTCTCCCTCCCGACCTAAACCTTCGACAGTGTCGGAACCTTCCAGACAAAACCacactcttcttctccttcctctataTCTCTCCTCACTGTCAACACTTCTTCTTCATTCTCCTCATACTTACAATCAAACAATGGCTGATCACGACCAAGGCGCCGTGACTCTCTACAGCGGCGCAGCCATCACCGACGCCGCCAAGAAAAACCACTCCTTCTCCGTCAAAGTCGGCTTAGCTCAGGTCCTCCGCGGCGGCGCCGTCGTCGAGGTCTCCTCCGTAAACCAAGCCAAGATCGCCGAGTCCGCCGGCGCATGCGCCGTCCTCATCTCGGATCCGCCCCGATCCGGCGTGCAGCGCATGCCGGATCCGGCCCTCGTCAAAGAAGTGAAACGCGCCGTCTCCGTCCCCGCGATGGCACGCGCGCGCGTCGGCCATTTCGTGGAAGCTCAGATCCTGGAGCATCTCGCCGTTGACTACATCGACGAGAGCGAGATCATCTCGGTTGCAGACGAAGGTAACTTCATCAACAAGCATAACTTCCGATCTCCGTTCATATGCGGGTGCCGCGACACCGGCGAGGCCTTGAGGAGGATCAGGGAAGGAGCCGCGATGATTCGGATCCAAGGAGATGTTACAAGAACAGGGAACGTTGCGGAGACTGTGAGGAACGTTAGGAGAGTGATGGGTGACGTTAGGGTTTTGAATAATATGGATGACGATGAGGTTTTCGCGTTTGCGAAGAAGTTGTCTGCGCCGTACGATCTCGTGGCGCAGACCAAGCAGATGGGGAGGGTTCCTGTTGTGCAGTTCGCGTCTGGTGGGGTCACGACTCCTGCTGATGCGGCGTTGATGATGCAGCTGGGGTGTGATGGGGTTTTTGTGGGTTCGGAGGTTTTTGAGGGGGCGGATCCGTTTAAGAGAGTGAGGAGTATTGTTCAGGCTGTTCAGCATTATAATGATCCTCATGTGTTGGCTGAGATGAGTTCTGGGTTGGAGAGTGCGATGGAGAGCTTGAGTGTGAGTGGTGATAGGATTCAAGGAAGTGTTTGA
- the LOC103840310 gene encoding G-type lectin S-receptor-like serine/threonine-protein kinase CES101: protein MRVGSTINQEMLLRELGIDKRGRHRRSARKNDNELQICSFESVALATDYFSDANKLGEGGFGPVYKGRLIHWEEVAIKRLSIASGQGLVEFKNEAMLIAKLQHTNLVKLIGCCVEKDEKMLIYEYMPNKSLDYFLFDPLRKNVLDWTLRFRIMEGIIQGLLYLHKYSRLKVIHRDIKASNILLDEDMNLKISDFGMARIFGAQESRANTRRVAGTFGYMSPEYFREGLFSAKSDVFSFGVLMLEIICGRKNNSFHHDSEGPLNLIVHAWNLFKENRIGEVIDQSLGDSALDNPQVLRCVQVALLCVQESAEDRPNMLDVLSMIYGNNALSLPKEPAFYDGPRRSSPEMELELPEPGNGSDNRVTITVMEAR from the exons ATGAGGGTTGGTTCAACAATAAACCAAGAAATGCTACTACGTGAATTGGGAATTGATAAGAGAGGCCGGCACAGGAGAAGTGCAAGGAAGAATGATAATGAGCTTCAGATTTGTAGCTTTGAAAGTGTAGCCTTGGCAACAGATTACTTCTCCGATGCAAACAAGCTCGGTGAAGGAGGTTTTGGTCCTGTATATAAG GGGAGGTTAATACATTGGGAAGAAGTGGCTATCAAGAGACTATCTATAGCCTCAGGGCAAGGATTAGTGGAGTTCAAGAACGAAGCTATGCTTATTGCAAAACTCCAGCACACAAATCTTGTGAAGTTGATAGGTTGCTGCGTCGAGAAGGATGAGAAGATGTTGATTTATGAGTACATGCCCAACAAGAGCCTTGACTACTTCCTCTTTG ACCCTTTGAGGAAAAATGTTCTAGATTGGACGCTGCGGTTCAGGATCATGGAAGGGATCATCCAAGGGCTGTTGTACCTTCACAAATACTCAAGATTGAAAGTGATACACAGAGACATCAAAGCCAGCAACATTTTGCTGGACGAGGATATGAATCTCAAAATATCTGATTTTGGTATGGCTAGGATATTTGGAGCACAAGAATCAAGAGCCAACACCAGACGAGTTGCTGGCACATT tGGCTATATGTCTCCAGAGTACTTCAGAGAAGGACTATTCTCAGCTAAGTCAGATGTGTTCAGCTTTGGGGTTCTGATGCTTGAAATCATTTGTGGAAGGAAGAACAATAGCTTTCACCATGACTCAGAAGGGCCTCTGAATCTCATAGTTCAT gcGTGGAATCTGTTTAAAGAAAACAGAATTGGCGAGGTGATAGATCAGTCTTTGGGAGATTCTGCACTTGACAACCCTCAAGTGTTGAGATGCGTTCAAGTTGCTCTCTTGTGTGTACAAGAAAGCGCAGAGGATAGACCAAACATGTTAGATGTTTTGTCCATGATATACGGCAATAATGCTCTTTCTTTACCCAAAGAGCCCGCTTTCTATGATGGTCCTCGGAGAAGCTCGCCGGAGATGGAGCTTGAGCTACCGGAGCCAGGAAATGGATCGGATAATAGGGTTACCATCACGGTGATGGAAGCAAGGTGA
- the LOC103841362 gene encoding uncharacterized protein LOC103841362 isoform X1, with protein MDPAAERRDRKSQKDYINMLGYVADSEYGIPTRCPCGGRIIDEVRKKEEYDTLPGKRFFTCTNYEADGFHYRQAWVVGVQEEIQRLSKRVEEAEQVINGVPELNYQIDRLESQVKILTVHVDNLHVQVTDMEKLECLSKRLQEAEEMVKVVPDLNKKIASLEVSESKLGSLILVKLLTNTLLLAFECAGTG; from the exons ATGGATCCCGCAGCTGAGAGAAGAGACAGAAAGAGCCAAAAGGACTACATCAACATGCTAGGATACGTTGCCGATTCGGAATATGGGATTCCGACAAGGTGTCCGTGTGGTGGGAGAATAATAGACGAGGTCCGGAAGAAGGAGGAGTACGACACTCTTCCTGGCAAGCGGTTCTTCACTTGCACAAACTACGAG GCTGATGGGTTCCATTATCGTCAGGCATGGGTGGTTGGGGTCCAGGAGGAGATCCAACGGCTGTCTAAGCGGGTGGAGGAAGCTGAGCAGGTGATCAACGGGGTGCCTGAGCTCAATTATCAGATTGACAGACTGGAG TCACAGGTTAAAATCCTGACGGTTCATGTTGATAACCTCCATGTTCAGGTCACTGACATGGAGAAGTTGGAATGTCTGAGTAAGCGGTTACAGGAGGCTGAGGAGATGGTAAAGGTGGTGCCGGATCTCAATAAAAAGATTGCTTCACTGGAGGTAAGTGAATCAAAATTAGGTAGTTTAATACTTGTAAAGCTACTCACTAACACTCTCTTATTGGCGTTTGAATGTGCAGGGACAGGTTGA
- the LOC103840332 gene encoding F-box/kelch-repeat protein At3g16740-like isoform X2, producing MMISDLPMDMVEEVLCKLPMTSLRRARFTCRRWNNTLSKDWSFTRKYNGEAAKRKESQVVMVLEYKVYLMSVNLHNPSPSIEPIGKLDDAGVDIINVFHCQGLLLCVTKDRTRLVVWNPFSGQTRWVQSRDSYDIRDRYALGYEKKNNYSLKVLRFVDDYDRNLKRRGNTYWFAENKVAPGKIGRVFLLCFNFTTESFGPRLRLPFRGHYGDTLTLSSVREEQLAVLFQECAPPYTLKVWISSKVCPNAVSWNKVFLSVDMRPLIGFQFHCFAGSFFVDEKNNAVVVIDKTRGLPFTIRNMAYVLGENGYFKSVDLGDFAPMKCWPLVCSYVPSLVKF from the exons ATGATGATATCGGATCTCCCAATGGATATGGTGGAGGAGGTGCTCTGTAAGCTTCCGATGACATCTCTGAGAAGAGCTCGATTCACCTGCAGAAGATGGAACAACACTTTATCAAAAGATTGGAGCTTTACAAGAAAGTACAATGGTGAAGCAGCAAAGAGGAAGGAGTCTCAGGTGGTGATGGTACTCGAATACAAGGTTTACTTGATGAGCGTCAACCTCCACAATCCATCTCCATCTATCGAGCCTATAGGTAAACTCGACGACGCTGGAGTCGACATAATTAATGTCTTTCACTGCCAAGGTTTGTTGTTATGCGTCACCAAAGACAGAACGAGGCTTGTTGTTTGGAACCCTTTTAGTGGACAAACAAGGTGGGTCCAATCCAGAGATTCTTACGACATCCGTGACAGGTATGCTCTGGGATACGAGAAGAAGAACAACTACTCGCTCAAAGTCTTGAGATTTGTGGATGACTACGACCGCAACTTAAAGCGCCGA GGCAATACTTACTGGTTTGCCGAAAACAAGGTTGCACCAGGCAAAATAGGaagagtatttttactctgttTCAACTTTACAACAGAGAGTTTTGGACCGCGTCTGCGTCTGCCTTTTCGCGGTCACTATGGAGATACATTGACTCTATCTAGCGTTAGAGAAGAGCAGCTTGCTGTCTTGTTTCAAGAATGTGCACCTCCATACACCTTGAAGGTTTGGATTAGTAGCAAGGTTTGTCCCAATGCAGTGTCGTGGAACAAGGTGTTCTTATCGGTTGATATGAGACCACTAATCGGTTTTCAGTTTCATTGTTTCGCTGGAAGTTTCTTTGTTGATGAGAAGAACAATGCCGTTGTGGTTATTGATAAGACTAGAGGTCTTCCTTTCACTATTCGTAATATGGCTTATGTTCTTGGTGAAAATGGATACTTCAAATCAGTCGATCTTGGTGATTTTGCACCCATGAAGTGCTGGCCACTTGTGTGCTCTTATGTTCCAAGCTTGGTGAAATTCTAG